A section of the Candidatus Aminicenantes bacterium genome encodes:
- a CDS encoding glycosyltransferase, with the protein MEVDYMKPDCRGMGLPISSCNFSTLKTNMLEWIRKRRCHTVMTMSFPMLAPYQQDADYHDAIDHSEVVLPDGMAVVWMSRWCGDPIRERLSGPDFFELFSQTASMYQMRYCLLGSTPEVLKAMRLRLLNEYPGITVSASISPPFGDWEEQVDRELVTAVNNSHADILWVGITAPRQEVWLHRQRNQLTVPVAVAIGAAFDFFAGTKKRAPNWMRRCGMEWLYRIMQEPLRMLPRYLRSLPTAVKILISCRRSFPGQKREP; encoded by the coding sequence ATGGAAGTAGATTATATGAAACCAGATTGCCGTGGGATGGGACTTCCCATTTCTTCCTGTAACTTTTCCACACTGAAAACGAATATGCTGGAATGGATTCGTAAAAGGCGCTGCCACACAGTGATGACCATGAGTTTCCCAATGCTGGCACCGTACCAACAAGATGCGGATTACCACGACGCCATTGATCACAGCGAAGTGGTTCTGCCTGACGGCATGGCAGTTGTTTGGATGTCGAGATGGTGTGGGGACCCAATCCGCGAACGTCTTTCCGGACCGGACTTTTTCGAGCTTTTCTCGCAGACAGCTTCAATGTATCAAATGCGTTATTGCCTGCTGGGATCAACTCCCGAGGTACTAAAAGCCATGCGATTGCGCCTACTGAATGAATACCCGGGTATCACGGTAAGCGCATCTATTTCCCCGCCGTTCGGAGATTGGGAAGAACAGGTAGATCGGGAACTGGTAACCGCGGTGAACAACAGCCACGCGGATATTCTCTGGGTGGGAATCACGGCCCCCCGCCAGGAGGTCTGGCTGCACCGTCAGCGCAACCAGTTAACCGTTCCCGTGGCGGTTGCCATCGGTGCGGCATTTGATTTTTTCGCCGGAACAAAAAAAAGGGCCCCGAATTGGATGCGGCGATGCGGCATGGAATGGTTGTATCGGATTATGCAGGAGCCCCTGCGCATGTTGCCCCGTTACCTGCGTAGTCTGCCGACAGCTGTAAAGATTCTCATTTCCTGTCGGCGCTCGTTTCCCGGCCAAAAGAGAGAACCATGA
- a CDS encoding glycosyltransferase — protein sequence MTRQPRMLLMVPLPPPVHGAGLISRQVVNSRLLKRFFQIRVLPLRFTEQPASLGRFSPIKVFHAPGISLKLVGELVFHRPDLVYVVVTPRDYSHSRDLVAWVSSECLHAVPNGLPDLPEPERERIPLKKPPMLPFLSNLKVNKGVHVCLEALRTGLPVVATREGSIPWIVSEGKSGLLCRKNDAHDLAACIERLLIKSEQCAQMGRAGRERFLERFTLERFESRLLHVIRIALKK from the coding sequence ATGACCCGGCAACCGCGAATGTTGCTGATGGTCCCGCTCCCTCCCCCTGTGCATGGCGCCGGCCTGATCAGCCGGCAGGTCGTAAATTCCCGCCTGCTGAAAAGGTTTTTCCAAATCCGGGTGCTGCCCTTGCGCTTTACAGAGCAGCCGGCATCGCTGGGTCGATTCTCCCCAATCAAGGTGTTCCATGCCCCGGGCATTTCACTGAAACTGGTGGGGGAGCTGGTTTTTCACCGTCCCGACCTGGTTTACGTGGTGGTGACTCCCCGAGACTACTCCCATTCCCGCGACCTGGTCGCCTGGGTTTCTTCTGAGTGTTTGCATGCCGTGCCCAACGGACTCCCCGATCTGCCTGAGCCGGAACGGGAGAGAATCCCGCTGAAGAAACCGCCCATGTTGCCGTTCCTTTCCAACCTGAAGGTCAACAAGGGGGTTCATGTGTGCCTGGAAGCGCTGCGGACCGGCCTGCCGGTTGTGGCCACTCGTGAAGGCTCCATACCCTGGATTGTATCGGAGGGAAAAAGCGGTCTGCTGTGCCGCAAAAATGATGCGCACGACCTGGCCGCCTGCATCGAGCGCCTTCTGATAAAGAGCGAGCAGTGTGCGCAAATGGGCAGGGCCGGGCGGGAACGGTTTCTGGAACGCTTTACCCTCGAACGATTCGAAAGCCGCTTGCTTCATGTCATACGAATTGCCCTGAAAAAATGA
- a CDS encoding N-acetyltransferase: MSNKQVSITEENVRIVNVCLGRDVRWYGFINLYGCEIGDETRIGTFVEIQKNAVIGKRCKISSHTFICEGVEIEDEVFVGHNVTFINDKYPRACNPDGKPQTEADWKVEKTRIGRRASLGSSVTILGGVTVGEGAIVGAGSVVTRDIPANAVAAGNPARVLRLMKQNE; encoded by the coding sequence ATGAGCAACAAACAGGTGTCCATCACTGAAGAGAATGTACGAATCGTGAATGTATGTCTTGGCCGCGATGTGCGCTGGTACGGCTTTATTAACCTGTACGGCTGCGAAATCGGTGACGAAACCCGGATCGGCACTTTCGTGGAGATCCAGAAAAACGCCGTGATCGGCAAGCGCTGCAAAATTTCTTCCCATACCTTCATATGTGAAGGAGTGGAAATCGAAGATGAAGTTTTCGTGGGACACAATGTCACTTTTATCAACGACAAATATCCCCGGGCCTGCAATCCGGACGGAAAACCCCAGACGGAGGCTGATTGGAAAGTGGAAAAGACACGAATCGGCCGACGGGCTTCACTGGGTTCGAGCGTGACCATCCTCGGAGGCGTCACCGTGGGAGAGGGGGCCATCGTGGGCGCCGGCTCCGTCGTTACACGCGATATCCCCGCCAACGCCGTGGCGGCGGGAAATCCCGCCCGGGTGTTGCGATTAATGAAACAGAATGAATAA
- a CDS encoding sugar transferase encodes MNKQGLYLAFADILAFIGTYAGLRTLFKRPAIPVTAAVLLGLFLVVFWYYRLYRVEVFFNRLQYASRVMRTVLVVFVLFWGTWWFLLKTQWPEASRLLLVGLFMGFGLLYPLTLRMAIGRWLLRRTPTRYRLSTVLRDLLVKGPGRILTRLEAMDPGEPPGTMRGGLLLLEFQPSARASTRADLWREYSDFLNTAKKEALAYRATVIIFNLYNTELNHEGTIMALGDFGGLPLSGHGHKCYRRMAKPMLDRVLAMLLLPLLALLHPFVALVVRLEFGKPIIFRQIRLGRRGNPFRLFKYRTMRLVSGSNAGDVDSRHREYIATLLQEEEQARLDSGRLVSVDQRVRKMRHREEISFPGAMLRKTSLDELPQIINVLAGHMSFVGPRPALPYEVEMYPAWAGKRLDSPQGITGLWQVSGRGMMPLHTSLFLDGYYTMEYDFWLDLLISLRTLRSVFAFSRVY; translated from the coding sequence ATGAATAAACAGGGCCTTTACCTGGCATTCGCCGATATCCTGGCTTTCATCGGCACTTATGCCGGATTGCGGACCCTGTTCAAACGTCCGGCCATCCCCGTTACCGCTGCGGTACTGCTCGGCCTCTTCCTGGTGGTTTTCTGGTACTATCGCTTGTATCGGGTAGAGGTGTTTTTCAACCGCCTGCAATACGCTTCGCGCGTCATGCGCACCGTACTGGTGGTGTTCGTGTTGTTCTGGGGCACATGGTGGTTCCTGCTCAAAACCCAATGGCCGGAGGCTTCACGCCTTCTCCTGGTCGGATTGTTCATGGGATTCGGACTCTTGTACCCACTTACGCTGCGCATGGCGATTGGACGCTGGTTGTTGCGGCGAACCCCGACCCGGTATCGATTGTCAACCGTGCTTAGAGACCTGCTAGTGAAAGGACCGGGCCGCATCCTCACGCGACTGGAAGCGATGGATCCGGGAGAGCCCCCAGGTACCATGCGCGGCGGTCTTTTGCTGCTGGAATTTCAACCTTCGGCCCGCGCATCGACCCGGGCCGACTTGTGGCGGGAATACAGCGATTTTCTCAATACCGCCAAAAAAGAAGCTCTGGCTTACCGGGCAACCGTTATCATATTCAACCTCTACAACACGGAACTGAACCACGAGGGAACCATCATGGCATTGGGTGATTTCGGCGGGTTGCCCTTGTCCGGACATGGGCATAAGTGCTACCGCCGCATGGCCAAGCCTATGCTGGACCGGGTCTTGGCCATGCTGCTGCTACCCCTGCTGGCCTTGCTCCACCCCTTCGTGGCCCTGGTGGTGCGCCTGGAATTCGGGAAGCCGATCATTTTCCGTCAAATCCGGCTGGGGCGCCGGGGGAACCCCTTCCGCCTTTTCAAATACCGCACCATGCGGCTGGTATCTGGTTCCAATGCCGGAGATGTGGATTCACGTCACCGTGAATACATCGCAACACTTCTGCAAGAAGAGGAACAGGCACGCCTCGATTCCGGCCGCCTCGTATCCGTTGACCAGCGGGTGCGCAAAATGCGCCACCGGGAAGAGATCAGTTTCCCCGGCGCGATGTTGCGCAAGACCAGCCTGGATGAGCTGCCTCAAATCATCAACGTCCTGGCCGGACACATGTCTTTTGTGGGACCGCGTCCCGCCCTTCCCTATGAAGTCGAGATGTACCCCGCCTGGGCCGGAAAGCGCCTGGATTCCCCCCAGGGCATCACCGGGCTGTGGCAGGTGTCCGGCAGGGGAATGATGCCCCTGCATACATCCCTTTTCCTGGATGGCTATTACACGATGGAATATGATTTTTGGCTGGACTTGCTTATTTCCCTTCGGACACTGCGATCGGTTTTCGCTTTTTCCCGGGTATACTGA
- a CDS encoding Gfo/Idh/MocA family oxidoreductase → MRIGVIGTGYWGRNIVRNLSRQREVDSLVVCDRDPGALRSIAAAFPTVETVPDISVFLNDPELTGVFVVTPPETHYEMGCRVLDAGKHLYIEKPFAICSDHARDLVKRAAKHSLQLMSGHTFLYSPPVREIKRIVERGDLGRVEFISFRRINLGIHQRAVNVLWDLLPHDLSMALYWLGDVRLRHARCFLKTSVGKHPDVGFVFMEFDNATMMEGLVSWLSPRKLRETIIVGNRRMLIYNDTEPEEKIKIYDKKVEELEPGDFGEFQLAYRVGDVISPRIDSSEPLSLMVADFISAIREGRPPLSDGEFGLRITDMIEQALQDSN, encoded by the coding sequence ATGCGCATAGGCGTGATCGGTACCGGCTACTGGGGACGGAACATCGTGCGAAATCTCTCGCGCCAAAGGGAAGTGGATTCCCTGGTGGTTTGCGACCGGGATCCGGGAGCTTTGCGTTCCATTGCCGCCGCATTCCCTACAGTCGAGACCGTCCCAGATATTTCAGTTTTCCTTAATGATCCGGAACTGACCGGCGTTTTCGTTGTTACTCCGCCGGAAACGCATTATGAAATGGGATGCCGCGTCCTGGATGCGGGCAAGCACCTGTATATCGAGAAACCCTTTGCCATCTGCAGCGACCATGCGCGCGACCTGGTAAAACGAGCTGCGAAACATTCCCTGCAACTCATGAGCGGCCACACATTCCTGTATTCCCCACCCGTACGCGAGATCAAGCGCATTGTTGAACGGGGCGACTTGGGCCGGGTGGAGTTCATCTCTTTCCGTCGCATCAATCTCGGTATCCATCAGCGGGCGGTAAACGTGCTGTGGGATCTTCTGCCCCATGATCTTTCCATGGCGCTTTACTGGTTGGGCGACGTGCGACTGCGCCACGCACGCTGCTTTCTGAAGACTTCAGTGGGAAAGCATCCCGATGTGGGATTTGTGTTCATGGAATTTGACAACGCCACCATGATGGAAGGCCTTGTCAGTTGGCTTTCGCCACGCAAACTCCGTGAAACCATCATTGTGGGCAACCGGCGCATGCTGATCTACAACGACACGGAGCCGGAAGAAAAAATCAAGATTTACGATAAAAAAGTGGAAGAGTTGGAACCCGGCGATTTCGGTGAGTTTCAATTGGCATACCGGGTGGGGGATGTAATCAGCCCGCGTATCGATTCATCCGAGCCCCTCAGCCTGATGGTGGCGGATTTCATTTCCGCCATTCGTGAAGGCCGCCCACCCCTGAGCGATGGAGAATTCGGCCTGCGCATCACGGACATGATCGAACAGGCCCTTCAGGACTCAAATTAA
- a CDS encoding methionine synthase, whose amino-acid sequence MNQMAANRSPQLEQCLRRDVMLWDGAMGTSIQQRNLPPGAWGGYPNCQEYLVISNPQTIRDIHNDFLDAGARVVETNTFGGNRLTLENHGLGGRTREINRVAAALARECATAHSRSGRPCFVAGSMGPGSLLPSLGHVGFDTLRDAYYLQALGLVEGGVDLIQVETAQDLLQVKAAVAGVRQAFKECGRSMPLVLQVTLEGGKMLLGSDVLTAMHTLLPLKPAAIGINCGTGPEGMGEAVERLSRHCPLPLIVVPNAGMPRIENGVPVFDLSPGDFAVTMSRFARDCGVRLLGGCCGTTPAHIRSLQQALEGITPSFHAAEYQPEFTSLFLHQASRVEPAPLIIGERTNANGSRAFRRALLAEDVDAMVEMARLQQDEGAHMLDLSVAYAGRDEAADMAAVTRRLNRELLIPVVFDCTDTDALEAGLKHYGGHALINSINLEDGGTRAARVIELAKGYGAGLICLAIDEEGMARTREHKLAVCRRLYDLCMSAGISPGALFFDPLTFTLASGDEGLRDAGIETLEVLPLLRRYLPQARTILGVSNISYGLKPAARRIINAVFLYHAVRKGLDAAIFHAGKVLPLNMIKADERGLAEDLIFNRSSASVLPLERVLDHFSREKDSLPATGTPLEPVLERLAAAVVEGRTAGLEAILAAARQNLSALDIINRHLLPAMQRVGGLFSSGRMQLPFVLKSAQVMKAAVDYLAPDLESAQRVTRGTMVLATVRGDVHDIGKNLVDIILSNNGYRIVNLGINQGSNDIIDAVREHGPDALGISGLLVQSVHEMRELLLQMQRKNLSLPVICGGAALTRDFVCKELVPVYSGPVHYAADAFEALRILQGNAAPAPHQPGPSHVSPPPPRRAVTPTESLNAPFRGVRRISLTLDEILSFLDRGTLFRTRWKMGEGSESAAQLEGILERLRQKDCTEFAATYGYFSGRVTANGNVLALEANSEALTFAPAPIPPTAWFCRERDVVPLLAVTTGAFLASLVQQRFAAQDYVGYLLWYGFSAQLAEAMAEAVHQIIVDEMKITRRDSRRFSPGYPSWPDLSEQRVLARLLDFPRLELELTENWQLVPEASVTALVVPRYKVEKKVTGRH is encoded by the coding sequence ATGAACCAGATGGCTGCGAATCGTTCCCCGCAATTGGAGCAGTGCCTGCGGCGGGACGTCATGCTCTGGGACGGCGCCATGGGTACGTCCATCCAGCAACGGAACCTTCCGCCCGGCGCCTGGGGAGGGTATCCGAATTGCCAGGAGTACCTGGTCATCAGCAATCCCCAAACCATTCGTGATATCCACAATGATTTTCTGGATGCCGGCGCCCGCGTGGTTGAGACCAACACTTTCGGGGGCAACCGCCTGACGCTTGAGAATCACGGTCTTGGAGGGCGTACCCGGGAAATCAATCGTGTTGCCGCCGCACTTGCGCGGGAATGCGCGACAGCCCATTCCCGTTCCGGCCGGCCTTGCTTCGTGGCCGGATCCATGGGCCCGGGATCCCTGTTACCCAGCCTGGGGCACGTGGGGTTCGACACCTTGCGCGATGCATATTACCTGCAGGCGCTGGGCCTGGTGGAGGGGGGGGTCGACCTGATCCAGGTGGAGACCGCCCAGGACCTGCTTCAGGTCAAGGCCGCAGTTGCCGGGGTACGGCAAGCGTTTAAAGAATGTGGACGCTCCATGCCCCTGGTTCTGCAGGTTACCCTTGAAGGCGGAAAAATGCTTCTGGGCAGTGATGTGCTGACGGCCATGCATACTTTGCTGCCCCTGAAACCGGCGGCCATCGGCATTAATTGCGGCACCGGGCCGGAAGGAATGGGGGAAGCGGTGGAGCGTCTGTCCCGTCATTGCCCCTTACCCCTGATCGTGGTTCCCAACGCGGGCATGCCCCGAATTGAGAATGGTGTACCGGTATTTGATTTGTCTCCCGGTGACTTCGCCGTGACCATGAGTCGATTCGCGCGTGATTGCGGGGTTCGCCTTCTGGGAGGCTGCTGTGGAACCACTCCGGCGCATATCCGCTCATTACAGCAAGCGCTTGAAGGCATAACCCCCTCTTTTCATGCAGCGGAATATCAACCCGAATTTACATCGCTGTTTCTGCACCAGGCCAGCCGGGTGGAGCCGGCGCCGCTGATCATCGGCGAACGGACGAACGCCAACGGCAGCCGCGCCTTCCGCCGCGCCCTGCTGGCCGAAGACGTGGACGCAATGGTGGAAATGGCGCGCCTTCAGCAGGATGAGGGCGCCCATATGCTCGACTTGTCCGTTGCCTATGCGGGGCGCGACGAAGCCGCCGACATGGCGGCCGTGACCCGGCGCCTGAACCGGGAATTGCTGATCCCGGTGGTGTTTGACTGCACGGACACCGACGCCCTGGAGGCCGGGCTGAAGCACTACGGCGGTCACGCCTTGATCAATTCCATCAACCTCGAGGACGGCGGTACGCGTGCCGCCCGGGTTATTGAACTCGCGAAAGGCTATGGCGCGGGTCTGATCTGCCTGGCCATTGACGAAGAAGGCATGGCCCGGACCCGGGAACACAAGCTGGCGGTCTGCCGTCGCCTGTATGACTTGTGCATGTCAGCCGGCATTTCACCGGGGGCGCTTTTTTTTGATCCGCTGACGTTCACCCTGGCTTCCGGAGATGAGGGGCTGCGCGACGCGGGGATTGAGACCCTGGAAGTCTTGCCCCTGTTGCGTCGCTACTTGCCGCAAGCCCGCACCATCCTGGGTGTCAGCAACATTTCCTATGGACTGAAACCGGCCGCGCGCAGGATCATCAACGCCGTGTTTCTATACCATGCGGTGCGCAAAGGTCTCGATGCCGCCATTTTTCATGCCGGCAAGGTCCTGCCCCTGAACATGATCAAGGCCGACGAACGCGGGCTGGCTGAGGACCTGATATTTAACCGCTCCTCTGCGAGCGTTCTTCCCCTGGAGAGGGTCCTGGATCATTTTTCCCGCGAAAAAGACAGCCTTCCCGCAACGGGAACTCCATTGGAACCCGTGCTGGAACGCCTGGCCGCGGCGGTTGTGGAAGGGCGCACCGCCGGCCTTGAAGCCATATTGGCCGCGGCCCGCCAGAATCTTTCCGCGCTCGACATCATCAACCGGCACCTGTTGCCCGCCATGCAACGAGTCGGCGGGTTGTTCAGTTCCGGTCGCATGCAATTGCCCTTTGTGCTGAAATCCGCCCAGGTAATGAAGGCGGCGGTCGACTACCTGGCTCCCGACCTGGAATCAGCGCAACGGGTCACCCGGGGGACCATGGTGCTGGCAACGGTGCGCGGCGATGTTCATGATATCGGCAAGAACCTGGTGGATATCATTTTGAGCAACAACGGTTACCGTATCGTGAACCTGGGAATCAACCAAGGCAGTAACGACATTATCGACGCCGTGCGCGAACATGGTCCCGACGCCCTGGGGATAAGCGGCTTGCTGGTGCAATCCGTCCACGAGATGAGGGAATTGCTGCTGCAGATGCAGAGAAAGAATTTGTCTTTGCCCGTGATCTGCGGCGGCGCCGCCCTGACCCGGGATTTTGTTTGCAAGGAACTCGTCCCGGTTTATTCCGGTCCCGTCCATTACGCGGCTGATGCGTTCGAAGCCTTGCGCATTCTGCAGGGAAACGCCGCGCCGGCACCGCATCAGCCTGGGCCATCGCATGTTTCCCCGCCCCCTCCCAGGCGGGCCGTGACCCCCACCGAATCCCTGAACGCGCCTTTCCGGGGGGTGCGCCGGATCTCGCTGACCCTGGATGAGATCCTATCTTTCCTGGATCGCGGGACCCTGTTTCGCACGCGCTGGAAAATGGGTGAGGGCAGCGAGTCGGCGGCGCAGTTGGAAGGGATTTTAGAGAGATTGCGGCAAAAGGATTGTACGGAATTTGCCGCAACCTACGGATATTTCAGTGGCCGGGTTACCGCGAACGGCAATGTTCTGGCCCTTGAGGCGAACAGTGAAGCGCTGACTTTTGCCCCCGCCCCCATTCCGCCGACCGCCTGGTTTTGCCGCGAGCGGGATGTGGTGCCATTACTGGCCGTGACTACTGGGGCTTTTCTGGCATCACTGGTGCAACAGCGTTTTGCTGCGCAAGACTATGTGGGTTACCTCTTGTGGTATGGGTTCAGCGCCCAACTGGCCGAAGCCATGGCCGAAGCCGTTCACCAGATTATCGTGGATGAAATGAAAATAACCCGCCGCGACAGCCGGCGTTTCAGCCCGGGATATCCCTCCTGGCCGGATCTCTCCGAGCAGCGGGTGTTGGCGCGCCTGCTGGATTTTCCGCGTCTGGAACTGGAACTGACGGAAAACTGGCAACTGGTGCCCGAGGCTTCGGTCACGGCCCTGGTGGTGCCGAGGTATAAAGTTGAAAAGAAGGTGACAGGAAGGCATTAA
- a CDS encoding DUF2892 domain-containing protein → MNATRRASFTQVLRIVLSLAIIGYGLWTSNWVGLLGLVTLLSALSGTCPLVVRFPSRH, encoded by the coding sequence ATGAATGCAACTCGGCGCGCATCATTCACGCAGGTTTTGCGGATCGTACTCTCCCTGGCCATCATCGGTTATGGCTTGTGGACGTCCAACTGGGTGGGCCTGCTGGGGCTGGTAACGCTGTTGAGCGCGTTGAGCGGAACCTGTCCGCTGGTCGTGCGTTTTCCCTCCCGCCACTGA
- a CDS encoding ATP-dependent RecD-like DNA helicase, with the protein MSRAKSKPGGFQYAPGPGIMEKQPGRNTIDLATFRIRIQKRIFYSETTGFGVFRVSGLPAGKNRVIVGELLDVSEGDTLDVKGRFIHHSRFGEQFRVEEYRAVMPGDHAGITAYLSSRGIRGLGRKTAEKIVAQFGKETLEILQERPQDLLRVKGVGRSLVEQIRTSFKDRRILRELTVRLAPAGIGTATILRVVREYGEQSLLVLESDPYVLVDSVRGVGFRIADTIARAMGIPAQDPRRLNRGIDHVLEQAENQYGDLFMERHRLVVAAVRLLDVDEELVLDAVQNQIERGRLVEERDTEPLVLSLRNHWVEAESARMLKRMVDREISKAVSDLGPALKGIDPPLTSEQRDAVSAAVSHPVTVITGGPGTGKTTIIRAVIETFSMSHLRVKVAAPTGRAAKRIEEATGFPASTIHRLLKVSPETRRFTHDESNPLPVDAVVVDEFSMVDIHLFYALLRALDARTRLVVIGDKDQLPSVGPGNVLRDMIQSGYFPLVSLHRNFRQTGDSLIVENAYRINSGDSLVLKPYGPELDFVFVRVSTPAQAASKVLGILEHLAPRYMVNSAELQILAPMYRDEAGIDRLNAVIQERFNPEPVCLSREQMRFKRGDKVMQLKNDYDRDVFNGEQGVVTDFNDDEKKIIVDFDGRFTEYAVDETEDLTLAYAMSIHKSQGSEYDCVILVLLPQHAMMLNREIFYTAVTRARKRLFLVSHEAALQPALANSTPNRRRTRLPQRLRETFENRSPEASADEYGIMPV; encoded by the coding sequence ATGAGCCGGGCAAAAAGTAAACCCGGTGGATTTCAATACGCTCCGGGACCCGGTATAATGGAAAAACAACCTGGGAGAAATACCATCGATCTAGCGACGTTCAGAATCCGGATTCAAAAAAGAATTTTCTATTCCGAGACCACGGGTTTCGGTGTTTTCCGTGTCAGCGGGTTACCCGCCGGAAAAAACCGCGTAATCGTAGGCGAGTTGCTGGATGTGTCTGAAGGGGACACCTTGGACGTCAAGGGCCGTTTTATCCACCATTCCCGATTCGGAGAGCAATTCCGCGTTGAGGAATATCGCGCGGTTATGCCCGGAGATCATGCGGGCATTACGGCCTATCTCTCTTCCCGGGGCATCAGGGGCCTGGGGCGAAAGACAGCTGAAAAAATCGTTGCCCAATTCGGCAAGGAAACTTTAGAGATACTTCAAGAACGTCCACAGGATCTGCTGCGTGTGAAAGGCGTGGGGCGATCCCTGGTTGAACAGATCCGCACCTCGTTCAAAGACCGGCGGATCTTGAGAGAGCTTACGGTGCGCCTGGCTCCAGCGGGTATCGGCACGGCCACTATTCTGCGTGTCGTGCGGGAATATGGTGAACAATCGTTGCTGGTATTGGAATCCGATCCCTATGTCTTGGTTGACTCCGTGCGCGGAGTCGGATTCCGCATTGCCGATACCATCGCCCGGGCAATGGGGATTCCGGCCCAGGATCCGCGCCGCTTAAACCGCGGAATCGATCATGTGCTGGAGCAGGCGGAAAACCAGTACGGCGACTTGTTTATGGAGCGCCATCGCTTGGTTGTCGCCGCGGTGCGCTTACTTGATGTCGATGAAGAACTGGTTCTGGATGCGGTTCAGAATCAGATTGAACGCGGTCGACTGGTTGAGGAAAGGGATACGGAGCCCCTTGTCCTGAGTCTGCGCAACCATTGGGTGGAAGCGGAATCCGCCCGGATGTTAAAGAGGATGGTTGACAGGGAAATTTCGAAGGCCGTCTCCGATTTGGGTCCGGCCCTGAAGGGTATTGACCCCCCATTGACATCGGAACAACGCGATGCGGTAAGCGCGGCGGTTTCCCATCCGGTCACCGTGATCACCGGAGGTCCGGGTACGGGGAAGACCACCATTATCCGGGCCGTAATTGAAACCTTCTCCATGTCCCACTTGCGGGTGAAAGTCGCGGCACCGACCGGACGGGCGGCCAAACGGATCGAGGAAGCGACCGGTTTTCCCGCGTCCACCATCCACCGATTGCTGAAAGTCAGTCCGGAGACACGGCGTTTTACCCATGACGAGAGCAACCCGTTGCCGGTGGATGCGGTGGTGGTGGATGAATTCTCCATGGTGGACATTCACCTGTTTTACGCCCTGCTACGGGCCCTGGATGCCCGTACACGCCTTGTGGTTATCGGTGACAAAGACCAGCTTCCTTCCGTGGGGCCGGGCAATGTGTTGCGGGACATGATCCAGAGCGGGTATTTCCCCCTGGTTTCCCTGCATCGCAATTTCCGTCAAACCGGTGACAGCCTGATCGTGGAAAACGCCTACCGCATCAACTCCGGAGATTCCCTGGTCTTGAAGCCCTATGGCCCGGAGCTTGATTTTGTTTTTGTGCGGGTGTCCACTCCAGCCCAGGCGGCGTCCAAGGTGCTCGGCATACTGGAACACCTGGCGCCCCGTTATATGGTCAACTCGGCGGAGCTGCAGATTCTGGCGCCCATGTACCGGGACGAGGCCGGGATCGACCGTCTCAATGCCGTGATTCAGGAGCGGTTCAACCCGGAACCGGTTTGCCTATCCAGGGAGCAGATGCGGTTTAAGCGCGGCGACAAAGTCATGCAACTGAAGAACGATTACGACCGGGATGTGTTTAACGGTGAGCAGGGCGTGGTGACTGATTTCAATGACGATGAGAAAAAGATCATCGTTGATTTCGACGGCCGGTTCACCGAGTACGCGGTGGATGAGACTGAGGATTTGACCCTGGCATATGCCATGTCGATTCACAAGTCCCAGGGCTCCGAGTACGATTGTGTGATTCTCGTTCTTTTGCCCCAGCATGCAATGATGCTGAATCGTGAAATATTCTATACGGCGGTGACTCGCGCCCGCAAGCGTCTTTTCCTGGTCAGTCATGAGGCGGCCCTGCAGCCGGCCCTGGCCAATTCCACTCCGAATCGTCGCCGGACCCGTTTGCCCCAACGCCTCAGGGAGACCTTTGAAAACCGGAGTCCGGAGGCAAGCGCGGATGAGTATGGTATAATGCCTGTATGA